From Bosea sp. NBC_00550, the proteins below share one genomic window:
- a CDS encoding amino acid ABC transporter substrate-binding protein: MRAFWIALLSMAISTATLAADTLARARETGTLRLGFRLDAPPYSYRAANGDPSGYIVDLCREVASGVKKALNIPSLKIEYVEVSSTTRLTALRDGKIDILCDPTSMTMSRRAIVDFSLPTFIDGAGVLYRFNEIYRLEDLSGKKIGVLQGTTTEEVLKATLAQLGIKTEIVAVQAHPDGVRILSEGKIDAYFADRGILSYHLLNSRNPSGMKISDQYFTFETYALALPRGDDKLRLLVDATLAELYRTDRVKKIYAHSFGNFPPDQFIKALFVINGVPR, encoded by the coding sequence ATGCGAGCCTTTTGGATCGCGCTACTAAGCATGGCGATATCAACGGCGACCTTGGCTGCAGACACCCTGGCACGCGCTCGTGAGACAGGTACTTTGCGGCTCGGCTTTCGGCTTGATGCGCCCCCTTACTCGTATCGGGCGGCTAACGGCGATCCTTCCGGATATATCGTTGATCTCTGCCGCGAAGTCGCTAGCGGTGTGAAGAAGGCGCTCAATATCCCTTCACTCAAAATCGAATATGTCGAGGTCTCGTCCACGACACGTTTGACCGCACTACGCGATGGCAAGATCGATATTCTTTGCGATCCTACATCGATGACTATGTCTAGGCGCGCTATCGTGGATTTTTCACTGCCGACCTTCATTGATGGCGCCGGAGTTCTCTACCGGTTCAATGAAATTTACCGGCTCGAGGATCTGAGCGGAAAAAAGATCGGCGTGCTCCAGGGCACGACGACCGAAGAGGTCTTGAAGGCGACCTTGGCGCAACTCGGCATCAAAACGGAGATCGTAGCGGTCCAGGCTCATCCAGACGGTGTCCGGATCCTGTCCGAGGGAAAGATCGACGCTTATTTCGCCGATCGCGGGATTCTCAGCTATCATCTGCTCAACAGCCGGAATCCCTCCGGTATGAAGATTTCCGATCAGTATTTCACGTTCGAGACCTATGCACTAGCTCTACCGCGCGGCGACGACAAGCTACGTTTGTTGGTCGATGCGACGCTGGCTGAACTCTATCGCACGGATCGTGTGAAGAAAATCTATGCCCACAGCTTCGGAAACTTCCCGCCTGATCAGTTTATCAAGGCGCTCTTCGTCATCAACGGCGTGCCGAGGTAG
- a CDS encoding cupin domain-containing protein has product MSRNAAGTDPLDKVTNEAIVVPEDAEHRLGETVRLLRQRAGLSIQDVAQRTGLSTGMISQLERALASPSIRSLRLLSIALGVPISYFFEPHASDPSSQYVVRRNDRRLLRLTASGVLKESLTPAQGGALEIYELTLNPGASSGADFVQHVGEKAVYVLSGRIRIWLDHEPHVLDAGDSVCFPSTVPHMFDNPEQAVARAIWVTSGGHHG; this is encoded by the coding sequence ATGAGCAGGAACGCCGCAGGGACGGATCCCCTGGATAAGGTGACGAACGAAGCGATCGTCGTTCCCGAGGATGCCGAACATCGGCTCGGCGAGACGGTCCGGCTCCTGCGCCAGCGCGCCGGCTTGTCGATTCAAGACGTCGCGCAACGCACGGGCCTGTCCACCGGTATGATCAGCCAGCTCGAGCGTGCGCTGGCTTCACCCTCGATCAGGAGCCTGCGGCTGCTGAGCATCGCATTGGGCGTGCCGATCTCGTATTTCTTCGAGCCGCATGCCTCCGACCCGTCGTCGCAATACGTCGTGCGCCGGAATGACCGACGCCTTCTGCGCCTCACGGCGAGCGGCGTGCTCAAGGAATCGCTGACGCCAGCCCAGGGCGGCGCGCTCGAGATCTATGAGCTGACACTCAATCCCGGTGCGTCGTCGGGTGCCGATTTCGTCCAGCATGTCGGGGAGAAGGCGGTCTACGTTCTCTCAGGCCGTATCCGGATCTGGCTCGATCACGAGCCCCATGTGCTGGATGCGGGCGACAGCGTCTGCTTCCCCAGCACCGTGCCCCACATGTTCGACAACCCCGAACAGGCCGTGGCCCGTGCGATCTGGGTCACGAGCGGCGGCCATCATGGATGA
- a CDS encoding IS5 family transposase, whose amino-acid sequence MEKIAPSKPGIKHGIFWVLRSGAPWADVPARYGPPTTIYNRFNRWRKAGVWDRLMDAITKAYDGDVQMIDTSVVRVHQQGATGKRGVEIVVSVAREAGSPPKSMPSSMRKGAIQLKLTAGQASDIASAADLIGHLAPGAMLMADKGYDANALRALVGERGAWANIPPKSNRKDPICFSRHLYRDRNLIERFFNKIKQFRRVATRYDKLAENFLASLKLACVRIWLRGNESTA is encoded by the coding sequence ATGGAAAAGATCGCACCATCAAAACCTGGGATCAAACACGGCATCTTCTGGGTGCTTCGGTCGGGTGCGCCCTGGGCGGATGTGCCGGCTCGCTACGGCCCACCGACGACGATCTACAATCGCTTCAACCGCTGGCGCAAAGCTGGCGTCTGGGATCGGCTGATGGACGCGATCACAAAGGCTTACGACGGCGACGTCCAGATGATCGACACCTCGGTCGTGCGGGTCCATCAACAGGGTGCGACCGGAAAAAGGGGGGTCGAGATCGTTGTCTCGGTCGCTCGCGAGGCGGGCTCACCACCAAAATCCATGCCCTCGTCGATGCGCAAGGGCGCCATCCAGCTCAAGCTGACGGCGGGGCAAGCCAGCGACATCGCCAGCGCCGCTGACCTGATCGGCCATCTCGCTCCCGGCGCGATGCTGATGGCCGACAAGGGCTACGACGCCAACGCCTTGCGCGCCCTCGTCGGTGAACGCGGAGCCTGGGCCAACATCCCGCCCAAGAGCAACCGGAAGGACCCGATCTGCTTCAGCCGGCACCTCTACAGGGACAGAAACCTGATCGAGCGCTTCTTCAACAAGATCAAACAGTTCCGCCGCGTCGCCACACGCTACGACAAGCTCGCGGAGAACTTCCTCGCAAGCCTCAAGCTCGCATGCGTCAGGATCTGGCTACGCGGTAATGAGTCGACGGCCTAG
- the groES gene encoding co-chaperone GroES: MKFRPLHDRVVVRRLDGEEKTKGGIIIPETAKEKPQEGEVIAVGSGARDEAGKLVALDVKKGDRVLFGKWSGTEVKIDGQDLLIMKESDIMGVVG; the protein is encoded by the coding sequence ATGAAGTTCCGTCCGCTGCATGATCGCGTCGTGGTCCGCCGCCTTGATGGCGAAGAGAAGACCAAGGGTGGCATCATCATCCCCGAGACCGCCAAGGAAAAGCCCCAGGAGGGCGAGGTGATCGCCGTCGGTTCCGGCGCGCGTGACGAAGCCGGCAAGCTCGTTGCCCTCGACGTCAAGAAGGGCGACCGCGTCTTGTTCGGCAAGTGGTCGGGCACCGAGGTCAAGATCGACGGCCAGGATCTCCTCATCATGAAGGAATCCGACATCATGGGCGTCGTCGGCTGA
- a CDS encoding FAD-binding oxidoreductase, with protein sequence MIGKLRGIVGEKWLITDPAEMEPWLSDWRQRRRGRALAVVQPASTQEVAAVVALCAAERQPVFPVGGNTGLCFGAVPESDRGDKPGIVLSLRRLNQIRAIDRATGIATVDAGVVLGELHGAAAEAGRQFPLHLGSEGSAQIGGLISTNAGGTGVVRYGPMRDLVAGLEVVLPDGRVLADLAALRKDNTGYMLRHLFIGAEGTLGIITGAALRLHPQTPNSAHAWVAVTDPAAAVALLASLQDRAGSYIQAFELISASQFELVRRHVERVRFPFAEIPAWSALIELGSEDTTTDLQAILEEIVGASLGNGESMDAVVATSEQQAAEFWHIRHSVSEANKKEGIGIVHDVAVRSSDVAGFIAAADKVAAKRYPQAVTQVVCHLGDGNVHYILMFQRDFWASQPDQDGFALEVERAIHDAAARFGGTFSAEHGVGRKLTEELERLADPLKYELMSKVKTLFDPQNLMNPGVLLASKAI encoded by the coding sequence GTGATCGGGAAACTTCGCGGCATCGTCGGTGAGAAGTGGCTTATCACCGACCCGGCCGAGATGGAGCCGTGGCTCTCCGATTGGCGACAGCGCCGACGTGGCAGGGCGCTTGCCGTGGTCCAGCCAGCTTCCACCCAGGAAGTCGCTGCGGTCGTCGCGCTCTGCGCAGCGGAGAGGCAGCCGGTCTTCCCGGTCGGCGGCAATACCGGGCTTTGCTTCGGCGCCGTGCCGGAAAGTGATCGCGGTGACAAGCCCGGCATCGTGCTCTCCCTGCGGCGCCTGAACCAAATCCGCGCCATCGACAGGGCGACGGGCATCGCCACGGTCGATGCCGGCGTCGTCCTCGGCGAGCTGCATGGCGCCGCCGCCGAGGCGGGACGGCAGTTCCCGCTGCACCTCGGCAGCGAGGGCAGCGCCCAGATCGGCGGGCTGATCTCGACCAATGCCGGCGGAACCGGCGTCGTCCGCTACGGCCCGATGCGCGATCTCGTCGCCGGCCTGGAGGTGGTGCTGCCGGACGGGCGCGTGCTGGCGGATCTCGCGGCGTTGCGCAAGGACAATACCGGCTACATGCTGCGCCATCTCTTCATCGGCGCGGAAGGCACGCTCGGCATCATCACGGGTGCGGCGCTGAGGCTGCACCCGCAAACGCCCAACAGCGCTCATGCCTGGGTCGCCGTTACCGATCCGGCGGCAGCCGTCGCCTTGCTCGCCTCCCTGCAGGACCGGGCCGGCTCCTATATCCAGGCGTTCGAGCTGATTTCCGCCTCGCAGTTCGAGCTGGTGCGCCGGCACGTCGAGCGGGTGCGTTTCCCCTTCGCGGAGATTCCAGCCTGGTCGGCGCTGATCGAGCTCGGCAGCGAGGATACCACCACGGACCTCCAGGCGATCCTTGAAGAAATCGTCGGCGCTTCGCTCGGAAATGGCGAATCCATGGACGCGGTCGTCGCGACCTCCGAGCAGCAGGCTGCCGAATTCTGGCACATCCGCCATTCGGTCTCCGAGGCCAACAAGAAGGAAGGCATCGGCATCGTCCATGATGTCGCCGTCCGCTCCTCCGATGTCGCCGGCTTCATCGCGGCAGCCGACAAGGTCGCAGCCAAGCGATACCCGCAAGCGGTAACGCAGGTTGTTTGCCATCTCGGCGATGGGAATGTTCACTACATCCTGATGTTCCAGCGCGACTTCTGGGCGTCGCAGCCTGACCAGGATGGTTTCGCGCTCGAAGTCGAGCGCGCCATACATGACGCCGCGGCTCGCTTCGGTGGCACGTTCAGCGCCGAGCACGGCGTCGGGCGCAAGCTGACGGAGGAGCTCGAACGCCTCGCCGATCCGCTGAAATATGAGCTGATGAGCAAGGTCAAGACGCTGTTCGACCCGCAGAACCTGATGAATCCGGGTGTTCTGCTGGCATCGAAGGCGATCTGA
- the arfA gene encoding arabinosylfuranosidase ArfA translates to MRQASITCDRAFAIGDTDPRLFGAFVEHLGRCVYGGIYEPGHPTADKRGFRNDVLELVKELGPTIMRYPGGNFVSGYNWEDGVGPAKDRPARLDLAWFTTEPNNFGTNEFMDWCRAAKIEPMLAVNLGTRDGDAARNLVEYCNHPGGTAWSDLRIEHGWKKPHDVKFWCLGNEVDGPWQMEHKTATEYGRVAHEAAKMMRWIDPSIELAACGSSGRNMPTYGRWEDEVLEHTFDQVEFISLHTYFNNYAGDTKAFLASPDLMDQFIEEVVAISDAVAARRRSDKRIMLSFDEWNVWYRTRRVRADRVKEGWPVAPPILEEIYSMEDALVFGGACISLLNHADRVKAACLAQLVNVIAPIMTETGGPAWRQTIFWPFAQMSRLGRGSVLKAIVKSESYQASYFDPRGKQDLYYPIEAPYLKASVVSDDKGVSLFLLNRDLEGGLNVTVDARGFGKLKVTEATELRHSDLTAVNSKQEPLKVKPATLKGVSTKSDSIILELQPASWNVIRLDS, encoded by the coding sequence ATGAGACAAGCCAGCATCACCTGCGATCGCGCCTTCGCCATCGGCGACACCGACCCGCGGCTCTTCGGCGCCTTCGTCGAGCATTTGGGCCGCTGCGTCTATGGCGGCATCTACGAACCCGGCCATCCCACTGCCGACAAGCGCGGCTTCCGCAATGACGTGCTCGAACTCGTCAAGGAGCTCGGCCCGACGATCATGCGTTATCCGGGCGGCAACTTCGTCTCCGGCTACAATTGGGAGGACGGGGTGGGCCCGGCCAAGGACCGGCCCGCCCGGCTCGATCTCGCCTGGTTCACCACCGAGCCGAACAACTTCGGCACCAACGAGTTCATGGACTGGTGCCGGGCGGCGAAGATCGAGCCCATGCTCGCCGTCAATCTCGGCACACGCGACGGCGACGCAGCACGCAATCTCGTCGAATACTGCAACCATCCCGGCGGCACCGCTTGGTCGGATCTGCGCATCGAGCACGGCTGGAAGAAGCCGCACGACGTGAAGTTCTGGTGCCTCGGCAACGAGGTCGACGGCCCCTGGCAGATGGAGCACAAGACCGCGACGGAATACGGGCGCGTCGCCCATGAGGCGGCGAAGATGATGCGCTGGATCGACCCGTCGATTGAGCTCGCCGCCTGCGGATCGTCGGGCCGCAACATGCCGACCTATGGCCGCTGGGAAGACGAGGTGCTGGAGCACACCTTCGACCAGGTCGAGTTCATTTCGCTGCACACCTACTTCAACAACTATGCCGGCGATACCAAGGCCTTCCTCGCCAGTCCCGACCTGATGGACCAGTTCATCGAGGAGGTCGTCGCGATCTCGGACGCGGTCGCGGCGCGGCGCCGTTCCGACAAGCGCATCATGCTGAGCTTCGACGAATGGAACGTCTGGTACCGCACCCGGCGCGTCAGGGCGGATCGCGTCAAGGAAGGCTGGCCGGTGGCGCCGCCGATCCTCGAGGAAATCTATTCGATGGAGGACGCGCTGGTCTTCGGCGGCGCCTGTATCTCGCTCCTCAACCATGCCGACCGGGTGAAGGCCGCCTGCCTTGCGCAACTTGTCAACGTGATCGCGCCGATCATGACCGAAACCGGCGGGCCGGCCTGGCGGCAGACAATCTTCTGGCCCTTCGCCCAGATGAGCCGGCTGGGGCGCGGCAGCGTGCTCAAGGCGATCGTCAAATCCGAAAGCTACCAGGCCTCGTATTTCGATCCGCGCGGCAAGCAGGACCTCTACTATCCGATCGAGGCGCCCTATCTGAAGGCGTCGGTCGTCAGCGACGACAAGGGCGTCTCGCTCTTCCTGCTCAACCGCGACCTGGAAGGCGGGCTCAACGTCACGGTCGATGCGCGCGGCTTCGGCAAGCTCAAGGTGACCGAGGCGACCGAACTGCGGCACAGCGATCTGACGGCGGTCAACAGCAAGCAGGAGCCGCTCAAGGTCAAGCCGGCAACGTTGAAGGGCGTCTCGACGAAATCGGACAGCATCATTCTGGAATTGCAGCCGGCCTCGTGGAATGTGATCAGGCTCGACAGCTGA
- the groL gene encoding chaperonin GroEL (60 kDa chaperone family; promotes refolding of misfolded polypeptides especially under stressful conditions; forms two stacked rings of heptamers to form a barrel-shaped 14mer; ends can be capped by GroES; misfolded proteins enter the barrel where they are refolded when GroES binds) has translation MAAKDVKFSSDARDKMLRGVEILANAVKVTLGPKGRNVVIEKSYGAPRITKDGVTVAKEIELADKFENMGAQMVREVASKQHDHAGDGTTTATVLAAAILREGLKAVAAGMNPMDLKRGIDLAVEAIVADLKENSKKVTSNGEVAQVGTISANGDESVGKMIATAMQKVGNEGVITVEEAKTAETELDVVEGMQFDRGYLSPYFITNAEKMIVELEDPYILIFEKKLSSLQPMLPILEAVVQTGNPLLIIAEDVEGEALATLVVNKLRGGLKVAAVKAPGFGDRRKAMLEDISILTAGQLISEDLGIKLETVTLQMLGRAKKVRIEKENTTIIDGAGKKKNIEARVGQIKAQIEETTSDYDREKLQERLAKLAGGVAVIRVGGSTEVEVKEKKDRVDDALNATRAAVEEGVLPGGGVALLRALSTVKAIKTANDDQKTGVEIVRKAIMAPAKQIVDNAGDDGAVVIGKLLESKDYSWGYNAQTGVYGDLVKAGIIDPTKVVRTAIQDAASIAGLLITTEAMIAELPKKDSPMPPMGGGGMGGMDF, from the coding sequence ATGGCAGCCAAAGACGTCAAGTTCTCTTCCGATGCGCGCGACAAGATGCTGCGCGGTGTCGAAATCCTCGCCAACGCCGTGAAGGTCACGCTCGGTCCCAAGGGCCGTAACGTCGTGATCGAGAAGTCGTACGGCGCTCCGCGCATCACCAAGGACGGCGTCACCGTCGCCAAGGAGATCGAGCTCGCCGACAAGTTCGAGAACATGGGCGCCCAGATGGTGCGCGAAGTGGCCTCGAAACAGCACGACCACGCCGGCGACGGCACCACGACCGCCACCGTCCTCGCCGCCGCGATCCTGCGCGAAGGCCTGAAGGCTGTTGCCGCCGGCATGAACCCGATGGACCTGAAGCGCGGTATCGACTTGGCCGTCGAGGCCATCGTCGCCGACCTGAAGGAGAACTCCAAGAAGGTCACGTCCAACGGCGAAGTCGCCCAGGTCGGCACCATCTCGGCCAATGGCGACGAGTCGGTCGGCAAGATGATCGCCACCGCCATGCAGAAGGTCGGCAACGAGGGTGTCATCACCGTCGAGGAAGCCAAGACCGCCGAGACCGAACTCGACGTCGTCGAGGGTATGCAGTTCGACCGTGGCTATCTCTCGCCTTACTTCATCACCAACGCGGAGAAGATGATCGTCGAGCTGGAAGATCCCTACATCCTGATCTTCGAGAAGAAGCTGTCCTCGCTCCAGCCGATGCTGCCGATCCTCGAGGCCGTGGTGCAGACCGGCAACCCGCTGCTCATCATCGCCGAGGACGTGGAAGGTGAAGCTCTCGCCACCCTCGTCGTCAACAAGCTCCGCGGCGGCCTCAAGGTCGCGGCCGTCAAGGCTCCGGGCTTCGGCGATCGCCGCAAGGCCATGCTCGAGGACATCTCGATCCTGACCGCCGGCCAGCTGATCTCGGAAGACCTCGGCATCAAGCTCGAGACCGTGACCCTCCAGATGCTCGGCCGCGCCAAGAAGGTGCGCATCGAGAAGGAGAACACCACGATCATCGACGGCGCCGGCAAGAAGAAGAACATCGAGGCCCGCGTCGGTCAGATCAAGGCGCAGATCGAGGAGACCACCTCGGACTACGACCGTGAGAAGCTCCAGGAGCGCCTGGCCAAGCTCGCCGGCGGCGTCGCGGTCATCCGCGTCGGCGGCTCGACCGAGGTCGAGGTCAAGGAGAAGAAGGACCGCGTCGACGACGCCCTGAACGCGACCCGCGCTGCGGTCGAAGAAGGCGTTCTTCCGGGCGGTGGCGTTGCGCTCCTGCGTGCGCTCTCGACCGTCAAGGCGATCAAGACCGCCAATGACGACCAGAAGACTGGCGTCGAGATCGTCCGCAAGGCGATCATGGCTCCTGCCAAGCAGATCGTCGACAACGCCGGCGATGACGGCGCGGTCGTGATCGGCAAGCTGCTGGAGTCGAAGGACTACTCCTGGGGCTACAACGCCCAGACCGGCGTGTACGGCGATCTGGTCAAGGCCGGCATCATCGACCCGACCAAGGTCGTGCGCACGGCGATCCAGGACGCGGCTTCGATCGCTGGCCTGCTGATCACCACCGAGGCGATGATCGCCGAGCTGCCGAAGAAGGACTCCCCGATGCCCCCGATGGGCGGCGGCGGCATGGGCGGCATGGACTTCTGA
- the dapA gene encoding 4-hydroxy-tetrahydrodipicolinate synthase, whose protein sequence is MTLTHDTLGGLYTAIVTPLDADGAVDIKGLQALVRFQLEAGAAGIVPIGGTGEYPVFSRGERRDIVAACVDVADGKPVIPGVLATGYEDALEAGRDFAKVGASAVMTVTPYYAPGTQEGMRAWFARYRDALNLPVMLYQIPRRTTVSAFAETVQAMAEDGSIIGMKYSSYDMPDFIRTVKLAGDKIAILSGEEPLFATHVALGARGGVLASATIYPKIWIEIFELARQGKLKEALKLQDKIDPVVDAIYVETNPGPLKEYMALAGRPVGGVRLPLVGPSPETLAKLKTAVARAKAVDLA, encoded by the coding sequence ATGACGCTTACGCACGACACTCTCGGCGGTTTGTACACCGCGATCGTCACGCCACTCGATGCCGATGGGGCGGTCGACATCAAGGGCCTCCAGGCGCTGGTGCGGTTCCAGCTCGAGGCAGGCGCCGCCGGCATCGTGCCGATCGGCGGCACGGGCGAATATCCAGTCTTCTCGCGTGGTGAGCGCCGCGACATCGTCGCCGCCTGCGTCGACGTGGCCGATGGCAAGCCGGTGATCCCCGGCGTGCTCGCAACTGGCTACGAGGATGCGCTGGAAGCCGGCCGCGACTTCGCGAAGGTCGGAGCCTCGGCGGTCATGACCGTGACCCCATATTACGCACCCGGCACCCAGGAGGGTATGCGCGCCTGGTTCGCCCGTTATCGCGATGCGCTAAACCTACCGGTCATGCTCTATCAGATCCCGCGCCGCACCACCGTTTCCGCCTTCGCCGAGACGGTGCAAGCGATGGCTGAGGACGGCTCGATCATCGGCATGAAATACTCGTCGTACGACATGCCGGACTTCATCCGCACGGTGAAGCTCGCCGGCGACAAGATCGCGATCCTCTCGGGCGAGGAACCCCTATTCGCCACCCATGTCGCGCTCGGAGCGCGCGGTGGCGTCCTCGCTTCGGCGACGATCTATCCGAAGATCTGGATCGAGATCTTCGAGCTCGCCCGCCAGGGCAAGCTGAAGGAAGCGCTCAAGCTCCAGGACAAGATCGATCCCGTCGTCGACGCCATCTATGTCGAGACCAACCCGGGCCCACTAAAGGAATATATGGCGCTCGCAGGCAGGCCGGTCGGCGGGGTCCGCCTGCCGCTGGTGGGGCCAAGCCCGGAGACGTTGGCGAAACTGAAAACCGCCGTTGCTCGGGCAAAAGCCGTCGACCTCGCCTGA
- a CDS encoding helix-turn-helix domain-containing protein encodes MPEISLADRGEIEPPEAWQVAEEPRGGVDVGVRLLKLRKNRGLTLQDVSAMTGVSASAFSKIERNELSPTISTMQRIAHGLDVELATLLSSGQDNGTMSFAGRRSINRTGSGSKHTTGTCNNVLLCADLKNKRATPILTTVAARSPDEYAAWAKSEAEIFLMVLEGTLIVHSRLYEPLELNKGDSIYYDATTEHTWTSKGASDAVVLWVLVDL; translated from the coding sequence ATGCCGGAAATCTCGCTGGCGGATCGCGGGGAGATCGAACCGCCTGAGGCCTGGCAGGTCGCTGAAGAGCCGCGCGGGGGGGTCGATGTCGGTGTTCGGCTGCTAAAGCTACGAAAAAACCGCGGGCTGACGCTGCAGGACGTCAGCGCGATGACGGGGGTCTCCGCCTCTGCCTTCTCCAAAATTGAACGCAATGAGCTCTCGCCAACGATCTCGACAATGCAGCGTATCGCGCATGGACTGGACGTCGAGTTGGCGACCCTTTTGTCCAGCGGTCAGGACAACGGCACAATGAGCTTTGCCGGACGCCGCAGCATCAACAGAACTGGCAGTGGCAGCAAGCATACGACCGGGACTTGCAACAATGTCCTGCTCTGCGCCGATCTCAAGAATAAGCGAGCTACGCCTATACTGACGACCGTGGCCGCGCGTTCGCCTGATGAATACGCGGCTTGGGCAAAGTCCGAGGCAGAGATATTCTTGATGGTACTCGAAGGCACTCTCATTGTGCACAGTCGCCTCTACGAGCCGCTTGAGCTCAACAAGGGCGATTCCATCTACTACGATGCCACTACGGAACACACTTGGACCTCAAAGGGTGCCTCTGATGCCGTGGTTCTGTGGGTTCTCGTCGACCTTTGA
- a CDS encoding DegT/DnrJ/EryC1/StrS family aminotransferase, translating to MLDAMREAAGHFVDMTELQTRASAIIARHTGAEAGIVTGGAAAALTLATAACLARFDVRIMERLPAIDDEPNEVIMFRAHRNAYDHAIRAAGARIVDVGFNDIAIGSGVRGLEAWEIESAITSRTVAVAFTAGPPGQASLAMVCRTAAQHGLPVIVDAAAQLPPKENLRRFIDEGAALVAISGGKALRGPQGTGLLCGRRDLVASALIQQLDMDISPATWSPAEGLIPDELRRRPPHHGIGRGFKVDKESIVGLLTALELFETRDLASETEAMIRELTAVSEALAGSQHVSCEVVTGRHYPGLKLSFGTTCGGPDALTVSSELQRLAKPIHLSERWASNNILFVDPAGLRAGDGAAIGRAVRALVPGG from the coding sequence GTGCTCGACGCCATGCGCGAGGCGGCCGGCCATTTCGTCGACATGACGGAATTGCAGACACGGGCCAGCGCGATCATCGCGCGTCATACCGGAGCGGAGGCCGGCATCGTCACCGGGGGGGCCGCTGCGGCGCTCACGCTCGCCACCGCCGCCTGCCTCGCGCGATTCGACGTCCGCATCATGGAGCGATTACCCGCGATCGATGACGAACCCAACGAAGTCATCATGTTCCGCGCGCACCGCAACGCCTATGACCACGCCATACGTGCCGCAGGTGCCCGCATCGTCGATGTCGGCTTCAACGATATCGCGATCGGCTCGGGGGTGAGGGGTCTCGAAGCCTGGGAAATCGAAAGCGCGATCACGTCTCGCACGGTCGCCGTCGCCTTCACGGCGGGGCCGCCGGGACAGGCGTCTCTGGCCATGGTCTGCAGGACGGCCGCTCAGCATGGCTTGCCGGTGATCGTCGACGCCGCTGCACAGTTGCCTCCGAAGGAGAATCTCCGCCGTTTCATTGATGAGGGCGCCGCGCTCGTGGCCATCAGCGGCGGCAAGGCGCTTCGTGGTCCGCAGGGCACCGGCCTGCTGTGCGGTCGCCGCGACCTCGTCGCTTCGGCACTGATTCAGCAGTTGGACATGGACATCTCGCCGGCCACCTGGTCTCCCGCGGAAGGCCTGATACCCGACGAACTGCGGCGTCGTCCGCCCCACCACGGTATTGGCCGCGGATTCAAGGTCGACAAGGAATCGATCGTAGGATTGCTCACAGCATTGGAGCTTTTCGAGACACGCGACCTCGCCAGCGAAACCGAGGCTATGATTCGCGAGCTGACCGCGGTCTCGGAGGCGCTGGCAGGGTCGCAGCATGTGAGCTGCGAGGTCGTCACCGGGCGCCATTATCCCGGGCTGAAGCTATCATTCGGCACCACCTGCGGCGGCCCGGACGCCTTGACCGTATCGTCCGAACTCCAGCGGCTAGCCAAGCCGATTCATCTCAGCGAACGCTGGGCCTCTAATAATATTCTCTTTGTCGATCCTGCGGGATTGCGAGCGGGCGACGGCGCAGCGATCGGCAGGGCGGTGCGCGCTCTGGTCCCGGGGGGCTGA